The following are encoded in a window of Onthophagus taurus isolate NC chromosome 3, IU_Otau_3.0, whole genome shotgun sequence genomic DNA:
- the LOC111426622 gene encoding piggyBac transposable element-derived protein 3-like, whose amino-acid sequence MDYCRGFSLHEALAVLEDNDDIVSQVDEITIFPPVNAAADLTDEDSGAENDLTVNNLPASQLQAPVEIVIESNYDSDFSSDDNIPLSELQSQNTAARNKQKVKTKKRQMHYSWIKEDLKLPPTDFDSPTNSAITENPLELFSKFFDEEVIELILNQSNNYAQQKNRKANIEKQEVNAFIGVLILSGYMQVPRRRMFWEREKDCHNVMITEAITRDRF is encoded by the coding sequence ATGGATTATTGCAGGGGGTTTTCGCTTCATGAAGCCCTTGCTGTGCTTGAGGACAATGACGACATTGTCAGCCAGGTTGATGAAATAACTATATTTCCTCCTGTAAACGCTGCAGCCGACCTGACAGATGAAGATTCTGGAGCAGAAAATGATCTTACAGTGAATAACCTACCGGCATCACAGTTACAAGCGCCGGTGGAAATCGTAATTGAAAGTAACTACGACAGTGATTTTTCATCAGATGACAATATACCTCTATCAGAGTTACAATCACAAAACACGGCTGCaagaaacaaacaaaaagtaaaaactaaaaagagaCAGATGCACTACAGTTGGATAAAAGAAGATTTGAAATTACCGCCCACCGACTTTGATAGTCCTACGAATTCGGCGATCACAGAAAACCCCTTAGagcttttctcaaaattttttgacgAAGAAGTAATAGAATTGATTTTGAATCAGAGTAATAACTAcgcacaacaaaaaaatagaaaagccAATATAGAAAAGCAGGAAGTAAACGCTTTTATAGGCGTTTTGATACTTAGTGGATATATGCAAGTACCGAGGCGGAGGATGTTCTGGGAACGTGAAAAAGATTGCCATAACGTCATGATTACAGAAGCAATTACAAGGGACCGGTTTTAG
- the LOC111417471 gene encoding gustatory receptor 68a-like → MPRLQVNLLKPLFKLCTFLAIMPPYNDKNHTFFQNKFYKIYRIIILIYWILGSIGGLVEEYLFLFETLPGTMQTMNLIAYLSFTLQIIVLTISMNIISFEEFKIFYNDLVKVEMKLIYFNNSKGNNTKTSLRIWIELILTHLTFMPIVVLDYYLWIKVSKNEKFHFYIIHQNLQKYHTNVSVLLMCNLMLYMKKLFISANKSLEFSIKNRNRTKIFTVITYGPKDLIKIFLILNKTIEYFNRIFGWTILCINFSILANILLSLNFMIQFNNEKAKLLTSTYGFEFIVLMTSWAAASLIIGIFLTSVANSTVKEAKNTANVCYKLLTTISVQTSQKLDEKELRNDLLLLAEQIAMRSSHFTAAGFFNVDYTMLFTMLSTVTSYLVVLIQFS, encoded by the coding sequence ATGCCTCGGCTTCAAGTGAATTTGTTAAAACCGTTGTTTAAGTTGTGTACATTTTTGGCGATAATGCCACCTTACAACGATAAAAATCACacgttttttcaaaataagttttataaaatttaccgGATAATCATTCTAATTTATTGGATTCTTGGTTCAATTGGTGGTCTTGTAgaagaatatttatttttgttcgaaACGTTACCCGGCACGATGCAAACGATGAATTTAATCGCTTATTTATCGTTCACCTTACAAATTATAGTACTAACTATATCAATGAATATAATAAGttttgaagaatttaaaatattttataacgaTTTGGTTAAAGTCGAGatgaaattgatttattttaataatagtaaaggaaataatacaaaaacatCTCTTCGAATTTGGATAGAATTGATCTTAACCCATTTAACGTTTATGCCAATCGTTGTCTTAGACTACTATTTATGGATTAAGGTttcaaaaaacgaaaagttcCACTTCTACATAATCCATCAAAACCTTCAAAAATATCACACAAACGTTTCCGTTCTTTTAATGTGCAATTTAATGctttatatgaaaaaattattcatttcaGCGAATAAATCTCTCGAATTCtcaataaaaaatcgaaatcgCACCAAAATCTTCACCGTTATAACTTACGGCCCAaaagatttaatcaaaatctttttaattttaaacaaaaccatCGAATATTTTAACCGAATTTTTGGTTGGACCATTTTATGCATCAACTTTAGCATTTTAGCAAACATTTTGCTATCGTTGAACTTTAtgattcaatttaataacgaaaaagCTAAACTTTTAACATCAACTTACGGCTTTGAATTTATCGTTTTAATGACATCTTGGGCCGCAGCTTCATTAATTAttggaatttttttaaccaGCGTTGCAAATTCAACTGTAAAAGAAGCAAAAAATACAGCAAACGTTTGTTATAAACTATTAACTACAATCTCGGTCCAAACATCACAGAAACTTGATGAAAAGGAACTCCGAAATGATTTATTGTTACTCGCCGAACAAATCGCGATGAGATCATCTCATTTTACTGCTGCTGGgttttttaatgtagattatACGATGCTTTTTACTATGTTAAGCACCGTTACTTCTTATTTagtagttttaattcaatttagctaa
- the LOC111417469 gene encoding lipase member H-like, with protein sequence MSTDLVSSNYTGIVPGTMLMCLLSTLPGPPGVSIQDAYVQLLPVDKTVCSHVDPIRDISYQLYTRNNPLQPQTLSLHDDHSLYNSYFNFSEPTILFFHAFFESSTSTTATIMRTAYLQRKDHNILLLNAPRIEAGPWYLTAAKNTRIVGEYSAQFIDYMVSRGLHLPSLHLIGLSLGAQMAGVTGKNVRSGRIARITGLDPAGPLFTKWPKSLKLDKSDAEFVDVIHTDAGIFGYPRSVGHLDFWPNGGIAPQPGCTFREIARRNPDAIIEKLFCSHWRSYQFYAESVVSEFSFPAIECNSWNDFKSGSCDFQQQPISMGFLAHPLARGNYFLATNPESPFTQ encoded by the exons ATGTCCACCGATTTAGTATCATCGAATTACACCGGAATTGTACCCGGAACAATGTTAATGTGTCTTTTAAGCACCTTACCtg gCCCACCCGGTGTTAGTATCCAAGATGCTTATGTTCAATTACTTCCGGTTGATAAAACTGTATGTAGTCATGTAGATCCGATAAGAGATATTAGTTATCAACTTTATACAAG AAATAACCCTTTACAACCACAAACATTATCCCTTCACGATGATCACTCCCTTTACAACtcctatttcaatttttcggagccaacaattttatttttccacgCATTCTTCGAATCGTCAACGTCAACGACCGCTACAATAATGCGTACGGCTTACCTCCAACGCAAAGATCACAATATCCTACTTTTAAACGCTCCGAGAATCGAAGCTGGGCCCTGGTACTTAACCGCAGCAAAAAATACTAGGATTGTTGGCGAATATTCAGCTCAATTTATCGATTATATGGTATCAAGGGGACTTCATTTACCTTCTTTGCATTTAATAGGGTTAAGTTTAGGAGCACAAATGGCTGGTGTTACCGGAAAAAACGTTCGAAGTGGTCGAATTGCTCGGATAACTGGGTTAGATCCAGCTGGGCCGCTTTTTACGAAATGGCCGAAAAGTTTAAAGTTGGATAAAAGCGATGCTGAGTTTGTTGATGTTATTCATACAGATGCGGGGATTTTTGGTTATCCAAGATCGGTGGGGCATTTGGATTTTTGGCCCAACGGTGGGATTGCTCCTCAACCTGGGTGCACATTTAGGGAGATTGCGAGAAGAAATCCAGATGCAATCAtcgaaaaat TGTTTTGTAGCCATTGGCGATCGTATCAATTTTATGCTGAATCAGTTGTTTCGGAATTCTCATTTCCGGCGATTGAGTGTAACTCTTGGAATGATTTTAAAAGTGGTTCGTGCGATTTTCAACAACAACCGATTAGTATGGGATTTTTAGCACATCCATT GGCAAGAGGTAATTACTTTTTAGCAACGAACCCCGAATCACCTTTTACGCAATGA
- the LOC139429377 gene encoding uncharacterized protein: MEWTNSDTIILIDMYRERTNLWDCNSADYKNKNKRHDALLEIAVSFGLERTEVERKIKNLLSHFSREIKKEDECNKSGAGSDSSYKSKWFAYKSMEFLRDRNKPKKTRDTEIKETLQQEDETIEENSIHAPTEENPPTPASSTSSSSRSFKRKRESPSTTPVLHEAMNILRSLNTKKQEKDEFAIFGEQVAIKVRKLPCPHARFMVQHIITNTLFEAEMGKYDKPFFGSQQYHYPQPQPMVHVNYSTNLGPPTTSTTPSEVHLISDTMSSTTSVTEDIDSILCQL, from the exons ATGGAGTGGACCAATTCTGATACAATAATTCTTATTGATATGTACCGCGAGCGTACAAATCTATGGGATTGCAATTCAGCAGattataagaataaaaataagagGCATGATGCGCTTTTAGAAATTGCTGTTTCATTTGGATTGGAAAGGACTGaagttgaaagaaaaattaaaaatttattgagtcATTTTTcaagagaaattaaaaaagaagatgAATGTAATAAGTCTGGTGCTGGTTCAGATTCTTCCTATAAAAGCAAATGGTTTGCCTATAAAAGTATGGAATTTCTTAGGGATagaaataaaccaaaaaaaactAGAGATACAGag aTTAAGGAAACACTTCAACAAGAAGATGAGACAATAGAAGAAAATTCAATACATGCACCAACAGAAGAGAATCCACCTACACCTGCATCTTCTACATCATCTTCAAgtagatcttttaaaagaaaacgagAATCTCCATCTACTACGCCTGTACTACATGAAGCCATGAACATTTTAAGGTCATTAAACACAAAGAAGCAGGAAAAAGATGAGTTCGCAATATTTGGCGAGCAGGTTGCCATCAAAGTGAGGAAATTACCATGCCCTCATGCTCGATTTATGGTACAACACATAATAACTAACACTCTCTTTGAGGCGGAAATGGGAAAATACGACAAACCTTTTTTTGGGTCCCAACAATATCATTACCCACAACCCCAACCAATGGTTCATGTAAACTACTCAACAAATTTAGGACCTCCAACCACATCTACTACTCCTTCAGAAGTGCATTTGATTTCGGACACAATGTCTTCCACAACGTCAGTAACAGAAGATATTGATTCAATTTTGTGCCAATTATAg
- the LOC139429363 gene encoding uncharacterized protein isoform X1, with product MNSVESDELYDSIENLNDFSPTSTTNVDISNYVPLYDGEISIEKFKPRTKRFQSKIPIKCDSKLSTTTAKRSTKGVSKTNIDLTDYRVEKNSYVSIFHAKNAKFKKPPELNDTQRSQIGDFTQRTDISEVSTYFSDARSSCSDSTSFYFDMIKRMENGEEIVETESKKHDIETKTSCTLKTLNENYFNLKSVSEYSFAGSAKTGKSKNTINSSNLVVPRLGGLGPDLSKAQEKMSRLQKQKSYGQKVSDQNRIKILEVKVLKELKGDTKNSKSNIY from the exons ATGAATAGTGTTGAATCTGACGAATTATACGATTCGATCGaaaatttaaacgatttttcccCTACATCCACTACAAATGTAGATATTTCAAATTACGTTCCATTGTATGACGGTGAGATATCAATAGAGAAATTTAAACCGAGAACGAAAAGATTTCAGTCTAAAATACCGATAAAATGCGACTCAAAATTATCAACGACGACTGCAAAAAGATCAACTAAAGGTGTATCGAAAACGAATATCGACCTAACTGATTATCGTGTAGAGAAAAACTCGTATGTAAGTATTTTTCATGctaaaaatgcaaaatttaaaaaaccacCCGAATTAAACGATACGCAAAGATCGCAAATTGGAGATTTTACGCAACGCACGGACATTTCTGAAGTTTCAACGTATTTCTCCGACGCTAGAAGTTCTTGTTCGGATTCGACGAGCTTTTATTTCGATATGATTAAAAGGATGGAAAATGGAGAAGAAATCGTTGAAACGGAATCAAAAAAACATGATATAGAAACTAAAACTTCGTGTACTTTGAAAACtttaaacgaaaattatttcaatttgaagAGTGTTTCCGAATATTCTTTTGCTGGATCCGCTAAAActggaaaaagtaaaaatactATTAACAGTAGCAATTTAGTTGTGCCTCGTTTGGGTGGATTGGGACCGGATTTAAGTAAAGCACAAGAAAAA ATGAGTAGGTTACAAAAGCAGAAATCTTACGGGCAAAAAGTAAGCGATCAAAATCGAATTAAAATATTGGaagttaaagttttaaaagaactgaAAGGAGAcacaaaaaattctaaatcgaacatatattga
- the LOC139429363 gene encoding uncharacterized protein isoform X2, translated as MNSVESDELYDSIENLNDFSPTSTTNVDISNYVPLYDGEISIEKFKPRTKRFQSKIPIKCDSKLSTTTAKRSTKGVSKTNIDLTDYRVEKNSYVSIFHAKNAKFKKPPELNDTQRSQIGDFTQRTDISEVSTYFSDARSSCSDSTSFYFDMIKRMENGEEIVETESKKHDIETKTSCTLKTLNENYFNLKSVSEYSFAGSAKTGKSKNTINSSNLVVPRLGGLGPDLNE; from the exons ATGAATAGTGTTGAATCTGACGAATTATACGATTCGATCGaaaatttaaacgatttttcccCTACATCCACTACAAATGTAGATATTTCAAATTACGTTCCATTGTATGACGGTGAGATATCAATAGAGAAATTTAAACCGAGAACGAAAAGATTTCAGTCTAAAATACCGATAAAATGCGACTCAAAATTATCAACGACGACTGCAAAAAGATCAACTAAAGGTGTATCGAAAACGAATATCGACCTAACTGATTATCGTGTAGAGAAAAACTCGTATGTAAGTATTTTTCATGctaaaaatgcaaaatttaaaaaaccacCCGAATTAAACGATACGCAAAGATCGCAAATTGGAGATTTTACGCAACGCACGGACATTTCTGAAGTTTCAACGTATTTCTCCGACGCTAGAAGTTCTTGTTCGGATTCGACGAGCTTTTATTTCGATATGATTAAAAGGATGGAAAATGGAGAAGAAATCGTTGAAACGGAATCAAAAAAACATGATATAGAAACTAAAACTTCGTGTACTTTGAAAACtttaaacgaaaattatttcaatttgaagAGTGTTTCCGAATATTCTTTTGCTGGATCCGCTAAAActggaaaaagtaaaaatactATTAACAGTAGCAATTTAGTTGTGCCTCGTTTGGGTGGATTGGGACCGGATTTAA ATGAGTAG